CCCGGGCTGCTGCTGGGCTTTTCGGCGTTCACGCCGGACGTGATCCGTGCCGGCGTGGCGGATCTGGAGCGGGCCATCGAACGGGCCGCGTAGGGTGGGCGCCCTGCGCCCACGCGTAACGCCAACACGCCGCAAACGTCGCGCGTGGGCACCGTGTGCCCACCCTACCGCGCTAATGCGCCAATAGATAAGCGCTCATGTCCAGCGCATCGCGCTCGCTCACGCCCAGCACGGGCATCGCTGTGCGCGGGTCGACGGCTTGCGGATTGCGGATCCAGCGCACGAGGTTGGCCTGGTCGTTCGGCAGCGTGCCGGCGATGATGCGGCGCCTCGCCATGTCGTCGAGCGGGCGGCCGACGTAGACCTTCGATCCGGTCACGCCGGGGATGATGTGGCATGCGCGGCAGCCGTACTGGGCGAGGGCGATCTTGCCGCGGGCCGGATCGCCCCGGACGCCGCCGGGGGCGCGGTGCTCGTCGCCGCAGCCGGCCAGCAGGAGCAAGGCGGCGACTAGGATCGGCCGCTTCATCGTTTGCCCTCCGCGCCGGGCGCCGTCAACGCACGGTAGTCGGCTGCGCTCAGCACCGGCAGCTGCATCACGAAGGCGACCGTCGCCCACATCTCGTCCTCGCTCAGATGGTATTCCCACGCGGGCATGCCGCTCATCTTGATGCCGTGGCGGGCAATCCAGTACAACTCGCGCGGCTTCCAGTGCCGGCTGGCGTCCACCAGCGGA
This genomic stretch from Massilia putida harbors:
- a CDS encoding c-type cytochrome, with the protein product MKRPILVAALLLLAGCGDEHRAPGGVRGDPARGKIALAQYGCRACHIIPGVTGSKVYVGRPLDDMARRRIIAGTLPNDQANLVRWIRNPQAVDPRTAMPVLGVSERDALDMSAYLLAH